The proteins below come from a single Eucalyptus grandis isolate ANBG69807.140 chromosome 3, ASM1654582v1, whole genome shotgun sequence genomic window:
- the LOC104438956 gene encoding piRNA biogenesis protein EXD1: MQLAFPDAIYLVDAIQGGEMLMKACKPALESTYVTKVIHDCKRDSEALYFQFGIKLNNVVDTQIAYTLIEEQEGRKRLPDDYISFVSLLADPRYGGVSYLEKEEVRILLRQDPKFWTYRPLSEMMIRAAADDVRFLVYIYRKMMEKLNARSLWYLAVRSALYCRCFCISDNNHADWPSLPPIPDDISAEKNAPEEEILSVLDVPPGKMGRVIGRRGASIMSVKESCNAEIFFGGAKGPPDKVFLIGPVKQVRKAEAILRGRMMDL; the protein is encoded by the exons ATGCAG CTAGCTTTTCCAGATGCTATATATTTGGTTGATGCCATTCAGGGAGGTGAGATGCTCATGAAGGCATGCAAGCCTGCACTTGAGTCTACGTACGTCACCAAAGTCATTCATGACTGCAAACGAGATAGTGAG GCTTTGTACTTTCAATTCGGCATCAAATTGAATAATGTTGTGGATACTCAG ATTGCTTACACCCTTATAGAGGAGCAAGAAGGAAGGAAGCGATTGCCCGATGATTACATATCTTTTGTCAGCCTTCTTGCAGATCCACGTTATGGTG GCGTATCTTATCTCGAGAAGGAAGAAGTCCGTATCCTCCTTAGGCAG GACCCCAAGTTCTGGACGTACAGACCACTGTCTGAAATGATGATACGTGCAGCTGCAGATGATGTTCGATTTCTTGTTTACATCTATCGCAAGATGATGGAGAAACTGAATGCACGATCCTTGTGGTATCTGGCTGTTCGCAGTGCTCTTTATTGTCGATGTTTTTGCATCAGTGACAACAATCATGCTGATTGGCCGTCTTTGCCTCCAATTCCAG ATGATATATCTGCAGAGAAGAATGCGCCAGAGGAGGAAATCCTTTCTGTTCTTGATGTTCCACCTGGAAAGATGGGACGTGTTATTGGAAGGAGAGGAGCTTCAATTATGTCTGTTAAGGAATCTTGCAa TGCTGAAATCTTCTTTGGAGGTGCCAAAGGTCCACCTGACAAG GTATTCCTCATAGGACCAGTGAAGCAGGTGAGGAAGGCAGAAGCCATACTGCGGGGGAGAATGATGGATCTGTAA
- the LOC104435658 gene encoding probable LRR receptor-like serine/threonine-protein kinase At3g47570, translating into MPYCRAFSISRTNKTDRDALLQFKDKISDDPFEVFSMWNDSVHFCKWHGITCGHRHQRITHLILRSMKLVGSLSPFIGNMSFLQELDIQNNNFIGEIPLEIGNLYRLKYLGLANNSFSGQIPANISGCKNLEALRLGGNRLVGEVPIAIASMSKLTSVWIYINNLSGNFPKFFGNLTSLVSISAAFNNFVGRLPASLGRLQNLEYLYLGANGLSGTLPSSIFNLSSLVSIDLPQNQLEGSLPPNLGFTLPNLIDLNVAMNQFTGPISASISNATKLMKLALSQNKFSGNVPTVEKLNQLHWISISENQLGSGVQGDLKFLESINSTSLEHLAISHNNFGGTLPESIGNLSSQLNTMIIEGNRLSGNIPSSIGNLRGLERLDMGDNKFTGSIPHSIRNLIKLKEFAAHMNKLTGNIPSTIGNLTELMELFLHGNNLQGSIPPSIGKCQNLLGIDLSQNDLSGIIPSQAFTISSLSIFFDLSENQLSGSLREEIGKLNNLAALYVNGNNLSGKIPNGLGRCTSLVELQMQNNLFEGNISSFLSSLNGLQFIVLSSNNLSGPVPKFLEKFQLQYLNLSFNNFEGEVPTEGMFLNTSATSLKGNDKLCGGMPILDLPSCSMNKRKHGSSTSHCVIIAVTCGIVVALILLLLLMTFYWLRRKNSKASAETPSIGGFQQVSYADIVKATDGFNSSNLIGVGSFGSVYKGNLADENKVVAVKVFKLKQRGASKSFMTECEALKNIRHRNLVKILTACSSVDFQGNEFKALIYEFMENGSLEEWLHLYLASDGTQRYRLSFVQRLNIAFDVACAVDYLHHQCQTAVIHCDLKPSNILLDAQMNGHVGDFGLARIFPNAIGDLLASQTSSVGLRGTIGYAPPEYGMGSEVSEDGDVYSYGVLLLEIFTGKKPTHDMFKDALNLRDYCAAALPERMADVADQQLLFCETEESSIADTSSNQRNISALVQECLAASLVLLAQKELEILSLMRSVKCGRTELWKEGVGGGWQRRTEQDDGGGDPVRDGAGFIWDGRGGCLSAGKGYGLDGLSQFAVVKFLLCLKIVHDVDTKDAYATIMGERGGYTGITGWVNVWNPRVEILDEASGAYIWVQTGLSGDKNLNVAGAGWTRDNFIKTGCFNHICPGFVQVSQHQYLGRVISHDPLQQHHLPLQIFQDGATKNWWLVFLDEAFIQPEMGIGHSPEEAYSRACFADNIGLVNKTFGRSEPMSLAFMTTLRDRFDARFGAWEGDTGLTLYFGES; encoded by the exons ATGCCCTATTGTAGAGCATTCTCGATTTCTAGAACCAACAAAACCGATCGAGATGCATTGCTCCAGTTCAAGGATAAGATATCCGACGATCCATTCGAGGTTTTTAGCATGTGGAATGACTCTGTCCATTTCTGCAAGTGGCACGGGATCACGTGTGGCCATCGGCATCAGAGGATAACCCATTTGATACTTCGGTCTATGAAACTTGTAGGGTCGTTGTCTCCTTTTATTGGAAACATGAGCTTCCTCCAGGAATTGGACATCCAAAACAACAATTTCATTGGCGAAATCCCCTTGGAGATTGGTAACTTGTATAGACTCAAATACTTAGGCCTAGCGAACAACTCATTCTCTGGTCAAATTCCTGCCAACATCTCAGGTTGCAAAAATTTGGAAGCTTTGAGACTAGGTGGAAATAGGCTAGTTGGTGAAGTTCCGATAGCAATTGCTTCTATGTCAAAGCTAACATCAGTTTGGATATACATCAACAATCTCTCTGGAAACTTCCCTAAATTCTTCGGGAACCTCACATCTCTGGTGTCCATCTCAGCGGCATTTAATAACTTTGTGGGAAGACTTCCGGCCTCGTTGGGCCGTTTGCAAAATTTGGAGTATCTTTATCTTGGTGCAAATGGACTCTCTGGCACTCTCCCTTCCTCCATCTTCAACTTATCTTCTCTTGTCAGCATTGACCTTCCCCAAAACCAACTTGAAGGGAGTCTTCCTCCAAATTTAGGCTTCACTCTTCCTAATCTTATTGATCTCAATGTCGCGATGAATCAGTTTACTGGGCCAATTTCGGCTTCCATATCAAATGCTACTAAATTAATGAAGCTAGCATTGtcacaaaacaaattttctggaaACGTGCCTACCGTGGAAAAGCTAAATCAACTACATTGGATCAGTATCTCGGAAAACCAGCTAGGTAGTGGAGTGCAAGGCGACCTGAAATTCCTTGAATCGATCAATTCTACAAGCCTGGAGCATTTGGCAATCAGTCACAACAATTTCGGAGGTACTTTACCTGAATCTATAGGCAACTTATCCTCCCAGTTGAATACAATGATTATCGAGGGGAATCGATTGTCTGGAAATATCCCTTCAAGCATTGGGAACTTACGTGGCCTAGAACGGTTGGACATGGGTGATAACAAGTTCACGGGCAGCATTCCCCATAGCATCAGAAATCTCATCAAGCTAAAGGAGTTTGCTGCTCATATGAACAAACTCACCGGGAATATCCCTTCCACGATAGGAAACCTGACAGAGCTAATGGAACTCTTCTTGCATGGGAATAATTTACAAGGGAGCATTCCTCCGAGTATTGGGAAATGCCAAAACTTGTTAGGTATCGACCTTTCGCAGAATGATCTGAGTGGAATTATACCATCTCAAGCTTTTACTATCTCTTCCCTATCTATCTTTTTTGATCTCTCCGAAAACCAACTGAGTGGTTCCTTACGGGAAGAAATCGGTAAATTGAACAACCTAGCAGCATTATATGTAAATGGCAACAATCTATCAGGAAAAATCCCTAATGGCCTCGGTAGATGCACTAGCTTGGTGGAGCTTCAAATGCAAAATAATCTATTTGAAGGAAATATCTCGTCATTCTTGAGTTCCTTGAATGGTCTTCAGTTTATAGTCCTCTCGAGCAATAATTTATCTGGCCCTGTTCCGAAATTCCTGGAGAAATTTCAATTGCAGTACCTGAATCTATCTTTCAACAACTTTGAGGGTGAGGTACCGACCGAAGGGATGTTCCTGAACACCAGCGCAACTTCACTCAAAGGAAATGATAAGCTCTGCGGCGGTATGCCGATCCTAGATTTGCCAAGTTGTTCGATGAACAAGAGAAAACACGGATCATCTACCTCCCATTGCGTTATCATTGCAGTTACGTGTGGGATAGTAGTGGCGTTGATTCTTCTACTGCTACTGATGACGTTTTATTGGCTGAGGAGGAAGAATAGTAAGGCTTCTGCAGAGACTCCATCAATAGGGGGATTTCAGCAAGTGTCTTATGCAGACATTGTCAAAGCAACAGATGGGTTCAACTCTAGCAACTTGATCGGAGTGGGTAGTTTCGGATCTGTGTATAAAGGGAACCTAGCAGATGAAAATAAAGTAGTGGCTGTTAAAGTTTTTAAGCTAAAGCAACGAGGAGCATCCAAAAGTTTCATGACAGAGTGCGAAGCCCTAAAAAACATAAGGCATCGGAACCTCGTTAAGATTCTAACAGCTTGTTCCAGTGTTGATTTCCAGGGCAATGAATTTAAGGCTCTAATCTACGAGTTCATGGAAAATGGTAGCTTGGAGGAGTGGTTGCATCTGTATCTTGCATCGGATGGTACGCAAAGGTATAGATTAAGTTTTGTTCAGAGACTGAACATTGCTTTCGACGTAGCATGTGCAGTGGATTATCTCCATCATCAGTGCCAAACAGCGGTGATCCATTGTGACCTCAAGCCGAGCAACATTCTTCTGGATGCCCAAATGAATGGACATGTTGGCGACTTTGGCTTGGCTAGGATATTCCCAAATGCCATTGGTGATTTGCTGGCAAGTCAAACAAGCTCAGTTGGACTTAGAGGAACCATTGGCTATGCTCCTCCGG AGTATGGAATGGGAAGTGAAGTGTCGGAAGATGGCGATGTGTACAGTTATGGGGTACTGCTGCTGGAGATTTTTACAGGAAAGAAACCCACCCATGACATGTTTAAGGATGCTTTGAACCTTCGCGATTACTGTGCGGCGGCTTTGCCAGAAAGGATGGCAGATGTAGCGGATCAGCAACTCTTATTTTGTGAAACAGAAGAATCATCAATTGCAGATACTTCGAGCAATCAAAGAAACATTAGTGCTCTCGTTCAAGAGTGCTTG GCTGCAAGCTTGGTTTTGTTGGCCCAAAAGGAACTTGAAATCTTGTCTTTGATGCG TTCTGTCAAATGTGGACGGACTGAGTTATGGAAAGAAGGGGTAGGGGGAGGTTGGCAGCGGCGGACTGAGCAAGATGATGGTGGCGGTGACCCTGTCAGAGATGGTGCCGGCTTCATTTGGGACGGTAGAGGTGGCTGCTTGAGCGCAGGGAAGGGATATGGTTTAGATGGGCTAAGTCAGTTTGCGGTTGTTAAGTTTCTGCTGTGCCTAAAAATTGTGCAT GACGTGGACACTAAG GATGCCTATGCTACCATAATGGGCGAGCGAGGTGGTTACACAGGCATAACAGGGTGGGTGAATGTATGGAACCCTAGGGTTGAGATCCTTGATGAGGCGAGTGGAGCTTACATTTGGGTTCAAACTGGTCTTTCTGGTGACAAAAACCTCAATGTTGCTGGGGCTGGATGGACG AGAGACAACTTCATCAAAACAGGCTGCTTCAATCACATCTGTCCCGGGTTCGTGCAAGTGAGCCAGCACCAGTACTTAGGGAGAGTCATAAGCCACGATCCCCTTCAACAGCACCATCTCCCACTCCAGATTTTTCAG GATGGCGCGACAAAGAACTGGTGGCTAGTGTTCCTGGACGAGGCCTTCATTCAG CCCGAGATGGGAATCGGGCACTCACCGGAGGAAGCCTACTCCAGAGCATGTTTCGCCGACAACATCGGCTTGGTGAACAAGACATTTGGTAGATCAGAGCCGATGTCTCTCGCCTTCATGACCACCTTGAGGGACCGCTTTGACGCGAGGTTTGGGGCCTGGGAGGGTGATACGGGGTTGACCCTCTACTTTGGAGAGAGTTGA